In the Arachis hypogaea cultivar Tifrunner chromosome 20, arahy.Tifrunner.gnm2.J5K5, whole genome shotgun sequence genome, AACCCACAGACATGAAGTACGACAGAACCAAGGACCCCTAGAAacacctaacggccttcgaggccaaaATGAACCTAGAAGGGGCCTCCGACACGGTTCGATGCAGGGCCTTCCCAATAACCCTAGCCGGACTCGCGATTAAATGATTTAACGCCCTTCCCAATGGATCCATAACTGGCTTCCACGATATCTCGCGGAAATTCATGGCCCAATTCACCACCAGAATTACCAAAGCCAAGCATCCCATCAGCTTATTGGGAGTTACCCAGAGACAGGACAAATCCATGAGAAAATACCTTGACCGATTCAACGACGAGTGCTTGACAGTCGACGGACTCACGGACTTAGTCACAAGCCTTTGCCTGACCAACGGACTCATGAATGAAGACTTCCGAAAATACCTCACCACCAAACCGGTTTGGATCATGCACGAGATCCAGGGGGTCAAAAAGGAGTACATAAACGACAAAAAGGTAAGCCAAGTCGTagctgccaataaacggcagcacGGCAACACACAGCACGGCAACACTGCACCTCGACATAACCCCCCATCAAGAGAAAACCAAAAGGAATATCCCAAACCAGCAAACATAAACCGACCTCCTAGAGTCGGAAAATTCTCTAACTACACGCCCCTGACGGCCCCGATCATCGAAATATACGACCAAATAGTAAACTGAGGTATCCTCCCGAAGGCCCGACAACTCAAGGAAAGAACCGGCGGCAACAAAACCCTATACTGCGACTACCACCGAGGTTACGGACATGGGACACAAGACTATTTTGACTTAAAAGATGCTCCCAAACAAGCAATAAGAGACGGCAAGCTCCCTGAGTTTGCCAAAATTATTAGGGAACCAAAACATGCAGAAAGAGACAGATCACCAGAGAGAGAAGGACGCAACCCGAGGACGCAGAGATAAGCCCCCAGGGAAAGCCCAAAGACAGACTCGACCATAATCGTAAACACCATCAGAGGCAAAGACACCCCAGGTAAATCAAAATCAGTACTCAAGAAGGATCTCAATGTCCTGGCAGTCAGAAACCAAACCTCGACCGCCACCACCGGTAAGGCGATAACATTCTCCCCCGAGGACTGCCAATATGGAACCTCGGCGGAAGACGCCCCCTTCGTCATCTCGGCAATGATCGAAACCGGGCTAGTCAGAAGAATACTGGTGGATACAGGAGCAAACTCTAACATCCATTTCAGAGGAGCCTTCGACAAGCTTGGCCTCCGCAATGACAATCTACAAACAGACCGCAACGAACTCACTggactcggagacaacttccTCAAACCAGACGGTTTCATCGTCCTTCCCCTCACCATAGGGACgggaaaccaaaggaagacaatcCTATCCGAGTTCGTGGTCCTCAAAGACTCCACCGCCTACAACGTCATCCTCGAaagaaaaacaatcaacgacCTCTCCGCCGTCATCTTCACTAAATACCTTCTCATGAAGTTCACAGCAGAAGATGGCTCCATCGAAACCATCCACGGAGATCGGGAAATCGCAGTAGAATGCGACAACGCCAGCCTAGCCTTGCGAAAAAGATCCCGCGATGTGGCTGGCATATTCTTAGCCGACCTGGATGCCCGATAAGATGGATAACCCAGGCCGAAACCAGAAGGAGACATGGAAAAACTACAAATAGGGCAAGCCAAAGAAGAGTACACTTTCATCAATAGGAACCTCCCGTACGATCTTAAAGAAGATCTCTCACGCCTCCTAAGGCATAGAGACTTGTTCGCATTCACACCCGccgacatgccaggaatagaccccAACCTAATATCTCACCGACTAGCCGTAGATCCCAAGGCTAAACCTGTGGCACAGAGGAGACGGAAAATATCCCCCGACCGAGCAGCCGAGGTCAACAAACAGGTTAAAGCCCTCCTCAAAGCGAGCTTTATCAAGGAACTGCCTTATACGACCTGGCTGGCTAACGGCGTGCTAGTAAAAAAAGCAAATAGGAAATGGCCGATGTGCATCGACTACACGGACATAAATAAAGCCTATCCAAAAGACGCCTTCCCCCTACCAAATATTGACGGGCTGGTAGACGCCGCAACCGGCCACCAATATCTCAGCTTCATGGATGCGTATTCCGGGTACAATCAGATACCCATGCATCGACCTGACGAAGAGAAAACGGCCTTCATCACTCCCAACGGCACGTACTGCTACACAATCATGCCCTTTGGCCTTAAAAACAccggagccacttaccaaaggcTCATCAACCAAATTTTCCAATGCCTATCCAAGAACAAGCTAGAAGTTTACATAAACAACATGCTCGTGAAGACCGAATCCGGCGAACAACTCATTAGCGACCTCAAGCTCGTAATGGATACTCTGAGGAGGCACCAAATGCGCCTCAACCCGACAAAATGTGCATTCGGGACGGAAGCAGAGAAATTCTTAAGGTTCATGATCACACAACACGGGGTAGAGGCAAACCCCGAAAACTGTAAAGCCATACTCGAAATGGCAAGTCCAAAAAACCTCAAAGACATCCAGAAACTGACTGGCCGGCTGACCACCCTATCTCGTTTTCTCGGCGCGTTGGCCCAGAAGGCGATCCCCTTCTTTAAACTTATGAAGAAAGGAACCCCCTTCAAATGGGATACAGAATGCGAAAAGGCATTCCAACACTTCAAAGCAGTACTAGCGGAACCCCCCGTTCTCGCCAAACCCCAAATAGGGGAGGTCCTCTATCTATACCTATCCATAATAGAAGGAGCACTAGCCGCGGCACTGGTCCGAGAAGGCGAAAACAAGGCCCAGTGACCTATCTACTTTGTAAGCAAAGTCTTCCAAGACACAGAATCACGCTACTCCCGCCTCGAGAAGCTCGCCTTCGCGCTCCTCACAGCTTCCCGACGCCTTCGCCAATACTTCCAGGCAAACCCCACTACAGTCTAAACCAACTAAGCGGTCAGATAAGTACTGCAGAAGCCCGACCTAGCGGGACgaatgctagcatggtccatcgAACTATCCCAATTCCAAATAATATTCGAACCCGGACCGGGATCAAAGCACAGGCCCTGGCAGATTTCATCGCCGAGATGACACCAGGAAATCCCACCACCAAAACCTGGAAGCTACACGTAGATGACTCATCCAACATTACCTCTGGCAGAGCCAAAGTGATACTCGAAAGCCAAAATAGGGTCGTAATCGAACAATCTGTTCGGTACGAGTTCCCTGTCTCCAaaaaccaagcagaatacgaggctCTCTTAGCCGGCTTAACTCTAGCCAAAGAGGTCGGGGCAAAAGTCTTAGAGATATGCAGCGAATCACAGGTAGTCAGCTCCCAAGTCAACGGAGACTACCAAACACGAGACCCCTTACTCCAACAATACCTCACCAAGGTAAATAAGCTAAAAGAAGAATTCGATCGAATAACCATACAGCACGTTCCCAGGGAATGAAATGCAAGAgcagactgataaaccactattttatggtttatcttgtgctcaattgagtggattttatcaatctttcatacacttattcatatgatttgtatgagtttacgttttccttcctgattttgtgctatgattgaaaacatgcttctttggtcttaattttgatatgtttaatcttctcttattaccattcgatgccttgatatgtgtgttaagtgattttagagattacagggcaggaatggcttagaggatggaaaggaagcatgcaaaagtggaaggaatacaagaagttgaaggaactgcaaagctgtcaacctgaccctctcgcactaaaacgaccacAACTTAAGCTACATC is a window encoding:
- the LOC140183010 gene encoding uncharacterized protein; translation: MIETGLVRRILVDTGANSNIHFRGAFDKLGLRNDNLQTDRNELTGLGDNFLKPDGFIVLPLTIGTGNQRKTILSEFVVLKDSTAYNVILERKTINDLSAVIFTKYLLMKFTAEDGSIETIHGDREIAVECDNASLALRKRSRDVAGIFLADLDAR